One stretch of Natronobacterium texcoconense DNA includes these proteins:
- a CDS encoding PAS domain-containing protein: MSTPSIDTIPYEPPMGDDVLAVLVTGDDRVARHLETPQTNSIPLDITTAPTLSAAFDRLSGIDCFVCRYPLETASLEETIERVRRRRPGLPVLVVTDDSRLTAVRDATADHRWIDVIVADETASIDERLRYRVPRLVERKHLSTLSNRSLAGIELAGDAIAIVNPNGTLEFPNRSFAVKFGTDRDDLVGQPWQDLFTPETVDRLETTAIPTVEDGWRWTGTCTGRRTDGTEFQTRVSVGGLEDGSLVFVVDGLETA; this comes from the coding sequence ATGAGTACCCCATCGATAGACACCATCCCCTACGAACCGCCGATGGGCGACGACGTACTCGCTGTTCTCGTTACCGGTGACGACCGCGTAGCCAGACACCTCGAGACGCCACAGACGAACTCGATCCCGCTCGATATCACGACGGCTCCGACGCTCTCCGCTGCCTTCGATCGACTGTCCGGTATCGACTGTTTCGTCTGCCGATATCCGCTCGAAACGGCATCCCTCGAGGAGACGATCGAGCGCGTCCGCCGCCGACGTCCGGGCCTCCCGGTTCTCGTCGTAACTGACGACAGTCGCCTGACGGCGGTTCGTGACGCCACGGCCGACCACCGCTGGATCGATGTCATCGTCGCCGACGAAACGGCGAGCATCGACGAGCGACTCCGCTATCGAGTCCCGCGACTCGTCGAACGAAAGCACCTGTCGACCCTCTCGAACCGGTCGCTGGCTGGCATCGAACTCGCCGGCGACGCGATCGCGATCGTTAACCCCAACGGGACACTCGAGTTCCCGAACCGATCGTTCGCGGTGAAGTTCGGCACCGACCGCGACGACCTCGTCGGCCAGCCGTGGCAGGACCTGTTCACGCCGGAGACCGTCGACCGACTCGAAACGACTGCAATCCCGACGGTCGAAGACGGGTGGCGATGGACCGGCACCTGTACCGGCCGCCGGACCGACGGCACGGAGTTCCAGACGCGAGTCAGCGTCGGCGGACTCGAGGACGGCAGTCTGGTGTTCGTGGTCGACGGACTCGAGACGGCGTAG
- a CDS encoding adenosylhomocysteinase, whose protein sequence is MTETGSSYPPISEQLDDVETAQEEGRRKMDWAAQHMPILEHVREEFVAEKPFEGERIAMAMHVEAKTAILVETLAEGGAEVAVTGCNPLSTHDDVSAALDAHENITCYAKRGVDDEEYYEAIEAVIAHEPTITVDDGMDLVAAIHEDYPELIDGIIGGAEETTTGVHRLRAMDEDGALDYPVFAVNDTPMKRLFDNVHGTGESSLASIAMTTNLSWAGKTVVVSGFGYCGKGVAKKAAGQNANVVVTEVEPRRALEAHMEGYEVMPMAEAAEVGDVFLTTTGNRDVIVEEHFEQMKDGVLLANAGHFDIEIDLDALDDLAVDRYEARDGVEAYELEDGRRLNVIAEGRLVNLAAPVSLGHPVEVMDQSFGIQAVCVREMLENGDEYDAGVHDVPDELDREIAKIKLEAEGVEFDSLTDTQREYMDSWDHGT, encoded by the coding sequence ATGACCGAGACCGGGAGTTCCTATCCCCCGATCAGCGAACAGCTAGACGACGTCGAAACCGCCCAGGAGGAAGGGCGGCGAAAGATGGACTGGGCCGCCCAGCACATGCCCATCCTCGAGCACGTCCGCGAGGAGTTCGTCGCGGAGAAACCCTTCGAGGGCGAGCGGATCGCGATGGCGATGCACGTCGAGGCGAAGACGGCGATCCTCGTCGAGACGCTCGCCGAGGGCGGCGCGGAAGTCGCAGTGACGGGTTGCAACCCGCTCTCGACGCACGACGACGTCTCGGCCGCACTCGACGCCCACGAGAACATCACCTGTTACGCGAAACGCGGCGTCGACGACGAGGAGTACTACGAGGCTATCGAGGCCGTCATCGCCCACGAACCGACGATCACGGTCGACGACGGGATGGACCTCGTCGCCGCGATTCACGAGGACTACCCCGAACTGATCGACGGCATTATCGGTGGTGCCGAGGAGACCACGACGGGCGTCCACCGCCTGCGCGCGATGGACGAAGACGGCGCGCTCGACTACCCCGTGTTTGCCGTCAACGACACCCCCATGAAGCGACTCTTCGACAACGTCCACGGCACCGGCGAATCCTCGCTTGCCTCCATCGCCATGACGACGAACCTCTCGTGGGCCGGCAAGACGGTCGTCGTCTCCGGCTTCGGCTACTGTGGCAAGGGCGTCGCGAAGAAGGCTGCCGGCCAGAACGCGAACGTCGTCGTCACCGAAGTCGAACCACGGCGCGCCCTCGAGGCCCACATGGAGGGCTACGAGGTCATGCCGATGGCGGAAGCCGCCGAGGTCGGCGACGTCTTCCTGACGACGACGGGCAACCGCGACGTCATCGTCGAGGAACACTTCGAGCAGATGAAAGACGGCGTCCTGCTCGCAAACGCAGGTCACTTCGACATCGAGATCGACCTCGATGCACTCGACGACCTCGCCGTCGACCGTTACGAGGCCCGTGACGGTGTCGAAGCCTACGAACTCGAGGACGGCCGCCGACTGAACGTCATCGCCGAGGGCCGACTCGTGAACCTCGCCGCGCCCGTCTCGCTGGGCCACCCCGTCGAAGTGATGGACCAGAGCTTCGGTATCCAGGCCGTCTGTGTGCGTGAAATGCTCGAAAACGGCGACGAGTACGACGCGGGCGTCCACGACGTGCCGGACGAACTCGACCGCGAGATCGCCAAGATCAAACTCGAGGCCGAAGGCGTCGAGTTCGATTCGCTGACGGACACCCAGCGCGAGTACATGGACTCCTGGGACCACGGAACGTAA
- a CDS encoding HalOD1 output domain-containing protein, translating to MAETTLDYHTDSPSLRVVDALAAVTDTDPLELEPLYHAVDPEALDQLFRDESDAYASVRFDYQDHTVEVRGDGTVAIDGTVHESG from the coding sequence ATGGCAGAAACAACCCTGGACTACCACACTGACTCGCCAAGCCTCCGCGTCGTCGATGCACTCGCTGCCGTAACCGACACCGACCCGCTCGAACTCGAGCCGCTGTACCACGCCGTCGATCCCGAAGCACTCGATCAGCTGTTTCGCGACGAGTCGGACGCGTACGCGAGCGTACGCTTCGACTATCAGGACCACACGGTCGAAGTTCGGGGGGACGGCACCGTCGCCATCGATGGAACCGTCCATGAAAGCGGATGA